One window of Lytechinus variegatus isolate NC3 chromosome 2, Lvar_3.0, whole genome shotgun sequence genomic DNA carries:
- the LOC121408071 gene encoding transmembrane protein 170A-like encodes MSDGFPSFQSVISLKSNPLDDWIAMWYQIFLWYLFSSSLIHALAAITAFCALRKHKIGRLYSLWIMLMGLLGPITGGIASSAIIAGLFYTAKISMYPLWALVCGTGQTFVVALVSFSRILGTL; translated from the exons ATGAGTGACGGGTTTCCATCATTCCAAAGTGTTATCAGCTTGAAGTCAAATCCACTTGATGATTGGATAG CAATGTGGTATCAGATTTTCTTGTGGTACCTCTTCTCATCATCACTCATACATGCCTTAGCTGCTATCACTGCATTCTGTGCGTTACGCAAACATAAGATTGGCCGTCTCTATTCCCTCTGGATCATGCTAATGGGTTTACTTGGACCAATCACTGGTGGTATTGCAAGCA GTGCAATTATAGCAGGACTATTCTACACAGCCAAGATATCAATGTATCCTCTATGGGCTCTAGTCTGTGGAACTGGTCAAACATTTGTTGTAGCCCTTGTCTCTTTCTCAAGAATCTTGGGTACATTATGA